From Panthera uncia isolate 11264 chromosome E1, Puncia_PCG_1.0, whole genome shotgun sequence, one genomic window encodes:
- the GAST gene encoding gastrin codes for MQRLCVCVLILALALTAFSEASWKPRSQLQDAPSGPGANRGLEPHWLNRLGPASHHRRQLGLQGPPQLVADLSKKQGPWLEEEEAAYGWMDFGRRSAEDGDQHP; via the exons ATGCAACgactgtgtgtgtgcgtgctgaTCTTGGCACTGGCTCTGACCGCCTTCTCTGAAGCTTCCTGGAAGCCCCGCTCCCAGCTGCAGGATGCACCCTCGGGTCCAGGGGCCAACAGGGGCCTGGAACCACATTGGCTGAACCGGCTGGGCCCGGCCTCTCACCACCGACGGCAGCTAGGGCTCCAGGGTCCCCCACAGCTGGTGGCAG ACCTGTCCAAGAAGCAGGGACCGTGGCTGGAGGAAGAAGAAGCAGCATACGGATGGATGGACTTCGGCCGCCGCAGTGCAGAGGACGGGGACCAACATCCCTAG
- the HAP1 gene encoding LOW QUALITY PROTEIN: huntingtin-associated protein 1 (The sequence of the model RefSeq protein was modified relative to this genomic sequence to represent the inferred CDS: substituted 1 base at 1 genomic stop codon) encodes MRPKEPGQGLVGQRFRTRAPAGVTPAPPPAAHSAPEPSAQPAPAPAQALTEGPRTGSRSPSVSGPAPAGARPTSKAGSPTRTPRASAFAAAQRNAQFGPGNSDAQWTRFIFRGPFGPRATGLGTEKAAGIWKTPAAYIGRRPGVSGPEHAAFIRELEEALCPDQPPPAEITQEDVKVMLNLLEKLGTAFPYSPWMGVPLQREQDLNTVARIGQSLVRQNSVLMGEHSKLEAMLGSAREDILHLRYQVSLRDDLLQLYSDSEEEEEEEEEEEPEEEEQQYYHSYGAPEPAAGTNGDRHTEPRWASSGWAGTWVPYPLASVALTPRTCLWETEVLHNCPQLEALQEQLRLLEEENEQLRRSASPPPVWALFAILCLAEPRLPRRGRPRAEGRGGQRQWEGQTGPQRPRGSEPTFCPCLSPAEASQQMAELSEVLALRREAQDQXQREVTQLRAQVLKLQQRCQLLQDLWEKYTERGGMPTQAQEEVKTLRQQAPGSTDPVTRLTHAVPLEALPGFQEALAEELRRSMRIISGPVFFMERSRWKGGAGGSAWGWPSGAQKDFPVSLPRYRLCCSEVREQDWGLEAEKGLLTAEDFVAEDFVPVEELVPEEELVATEEVASAEEGATEEVELVSEGAEAWEEVDPELDEATQGNVVTSVLEASGLGPSRLNMKRVFQQLANWLDAHYSRQLRPKMLQKGECSHRGLPPASQTSYRSSMKGEGR; translated from the exons ATGCGCCCGAAAGAGCCCGGGCAAGGCCTCGTGGGGCAGCGCTTCAGAACCCGGGCTCCAGCGGGAGTcacccccgcacccccacccgcAGCCCATTCCGCTCCAGAGCCCTCAGCGCAGCCTGCACCCGCCCCTGCGCAGGCACTGACTGAAGGACCGCGAACGGGATCCAGATCCCCATCCGTCTCGGGACCCGCCCCCGCCGGAGCTCGCCCGACCTCCAAGGCTGGATCCCCGACAAGAACACCGCGCGCGTCCGCATTCGCCGCCGCCCAGCGGAATGCCCAGTTTGGGCCCGGCAACTCGGACGCGCAGTGGACTCGCTTCATATTCCGAGGGCCCTTTGGTCCCCGGGCCACTGGCCTGGGGACTGAGAAGGCGGCGGGCATCTGGAAGACGCCGGCCGCCTACATCGGACGGCGGCCTGGGGTGTCGGGCCCCGAGCACGCCGCCTTTATTCGGGAGCTGGAGGAAG CGCTGTGCCCCGACCAACCCCCACCAGCCGAGATCACCCAAGAAGATGTCAAAGTGATGTTAAATTTGCTAGAGAAGCTGGGTACTGCTTTCCCT TATTCCCCGTGGATGGGGGTCCCTCTGCAGAGAGAGCAGGACCTAAATACTGTGGCTCGCATTGGCCAGTCCCTGGTGAGACAGAACAGTGTTCTGATGGGGGAGCACAGCAAACTGGAAGCCATGCTGGGCTCAGCCAGGGAGGAC ATTTTACACCTCAGATACCAGGTGAGCTTGAGAGATGACCTCCTTCAGCTCTACTCAGactctgaggaggaggaggaggaagaagaggaggaggagccggAGGAGGAAGAGCAGCAGTATTATCATTCCTATGGAGCCCCTGAGCC GGCTGCTGGGACTAATGGAGACCGCCACACCGAGCCCAGGTGGGCATCCTCCGGGTGGGCTGGGACCTGGGTCCCCTATCCCCTGGCTTCTGTGGCTCTCACTCCTAGGACTTGTCTGTGGGAGACGGAGGTCCTGCACAACTGCCCGCAGCTGGAAGCCCTGCAGGAGCAGCTGAGGCTGCTGGAGGAGGAGAACGAGCAGCTGAGGAGGAGT GCCTCTCCACCCCCTGTCTGGGCCTTGTTTGCCATTCTGTGCCTGGCGGAGCCCCGCTTGCCCCGCAGAGGCAGACCTC gAGCTGAGGGGCGGGGTGGACAGAGGCAGTGGGAGGGCCAGACTGGTCCCCAGAGGCCAAGGGGGTCGGAGCCGACTTTCTGTCCCTGCTTGTCGCCAGCTGAGGCCAGCCAGCAGATGGCTGAGCTGTCAGAGGTGCTGGCGCTCAGGAGGGAGGCCCAGGACCAGTAGCAGAGGGAGGTCACCCAGCTGCGGGCCCAGGTCCTGAAGCTGCAACAACGCTGCCAGTTG CTGCAGGACCTATGGGAGAAGTACACGGAGCGTGGGGGCATGCCGACCCAGGCTCAGGAGGAGGTGAAGACCCTCCGCCAGCAAGCGCCGGGGTCCACTGACCCTGTCACCCGCCTCACACACGCCGTACCTCTG GAGGCCCTTCCTGGTTTTCAGGAGGCCCTGGCTGAGGAGCTCAGAAGGTCCATGAGGATTATCTCCGGCCCTGTGTTTTTTATGGAAAG GAGCAGGTGGAAGGGGGGCGCTGGGGGCTCTGCCTGGGGTTGGCCTTCAGGGGCACAGAAAGActttcctgtctccctgcccaGATACAGGCTGTGCTGCAGTGAGGTGCGAGAGCAAGACTGGGGCTTAGAGGCTGAGAAGGGGTTACTGACAGCAGAGGATTTTGTGGCGGAAGATTTTGTGCCTGTGGAGGAATTGGTGCCTGAGGAGGAACTGGTGGCCACAGAAGAGGTGGCGTCAGCTGAGGAGGGGGCAACAGAAGAGGTAGAGCTGGTGTCTGAAGGGGCCGAGGCCTGGGAGGAGGTGGACCCAGAGCTGGATGAGGCAACGCAGGGGAACGTAGTGACCTCGGTGCTGGAGGCTAGCGGCTTGGGCCCCTCTCGCCTAAACATGAAGCGTGTCTTCCAGCAACTGGCTAACTGGCTGGATGCGCATTATAGTCGGCAGCTGAGGCCGAAGATGCTCCAGAAAGGTGAGTGCTCCCACAGGGGCCTCCCTCCGGCCAGCCAGACCAGCTACAGATCATCAATGAAAGGTGAGGGTAGGTGA